The following DNA comes from Brassica oleracea var. oleracea cultivar TO1000 chromosome C5, BOL, whole genome shotgun sequence.
GACGAACAGCAGAAAGAATGCTAGCATCAACCCGGCGAATCTCACCATGAATCTTTTGCATAAGCGGCTCAACGCCAGATAGCGATGCTTCTGTAAAGGGAAACACACACCATTTTGAAACACATGTTAAAGCAAGCAAGAAACAGTTAATCAGCAGCTGAACTACGCGTCCTGATTACAGAATCAAAAGATAAACAGCTCCAAACCATAAAGAGCATGACTGTTCTGAAACAAAAGATTACCTGTTGGGAACATCTGGTTGATATACTCCAACGCACTCGACTTATCCATGGCTTGATCAAAACCAAAATCACTCGAAATGATCTGTAAAACGAACATAAGAGACAACTTTTTTAGCGCGAATGAACACAATTAGGCAACGCAACCATTAGATCACGAGTTGCGAATACTTTTGCTGAGATCGGGAACAGTTAGTGTGAAAAAGCGAAGAAGCTTACGGATTTTGAAGGAGAGAGAGAGAGAGAGAGAGAACGCAACACATACCTGAGTACAGCGAGGACGATCAGCAAACGGCGGCGATGAATGCCGGCGACGGCGACTGAGATCAGAACGGATCGGATCGGAGATACGCTCCCAACGGACGATCCAAACACTCGGATTGAAAATTAGATCTCTCTCTCTCCAACTCCAAGGTTTCTTACAATACCGAAATCATCCGAACCGATCAATAATCATGAACCGAACCGAACCGGTTAAGAAGTACCAGTATATAGATACACATTTTAAGCTCCGGTTTGTTTTGGTTTTGTTTCGTCTAGTCGTCTACAACGGTGAGAGAGAGTTAAGAGTACTTCTTCATTCCCTGCATCGCGAACTTGTTGAAGAGAAATGGCTTCTTCTTCTTCTTCGGCTGCTCTTTATAGAATCTCAAATCTCCAGAATCATATCTCCCCTCTTGAAGCCAACAACAAGGTTTCTGTATCAAAAAAAGGATCCTCCTTTTTTTTTTCTTCTCAATTTCGTGTTTTATAGTCTCTTAGTCTGATCTTGATTTGACTTTCAATTAAAACTGGATTTGAAGCAGCTAAGGAGTCTGGTGAAGATATCTCCACAAGTATCTGAAGCCATATCCAGTGGACGTGCTGTGGTCGCTCTTGAGTCAACCATTATCTCCCATGGTTTAGATTAGATTATTTGCTGTTTCCAAAACTCAAACTTACTGGTCTGATTTCAACTGCATTTTGGTAGGGATGCCTTACCCTCAAAACCTGCAAACAGCAAAAGAGGTGGAGTCTATTGTGAGAGAGAATGGAGCAGTTCCTGCCACAATAGCTATCTTGAACGGAGTTCCTTGCATAGGTGAGTTACTTCATTTTGGTTGAATCATAAATGATCTGATTATGTGTAAGCACTAGACTTTCTTGTACGTGTTTTCTTCTCCTTATATATAGATGCTAATTTTTTGTAAACAGGTCTGAACGAAGACGAGCTTGAACGTCTTGCATCTCTGGGGAAAGGTGTCCAAAAGACTGCAGGCAGGGACATAGCATATGTTGTGAGTCACTCACTCTGTGCTCTCCTCATTTCTTGTGGCTCTCTTCTTATTACACTATCAATGTTCAACCAAGATCATAAGACTTGCTTGTTCTGTTTAAGGTTGTTTTCATAGTTCATAAAATCAAAAACTGCTTCATCAATTCAATCAAGCTAGCTTCTTTAACCTACCTTAACTCCAAACTAACCAGCTTTGTATAGACGAACACAGTTCTTTACTTCCAATCAACGGAGGACTTGCTTTATTCTCCCATATATTGCCTTAAAATGTTTTACTTCAGGTGGCTACAAGAGGAAATGGTGCTACTACAGTCTCTGCAACCTTGTTTTTCGCTTCTATGGTAACTCATTTGGTAATATTGGTATACCACTTATACTCATTTAATCCAAAGGACTTTGGTTGTTGTAGGTTGGCATCCAAGTCTTTGTAACCGGTGGAATTGGGGGTGTACATAGGCATGCCAACCAAAGTAAGTTTCATCTCCATTTTGTACTTTTTAATTTTTAAAAGTTCTATCTACTTGGTTAGAATCTCTGTTGGGATGCTACTAAAGCCAATATGCACTCCCCAAGCAATGCTAATTTGTGTTTGTAATGCAGCTATGGACATATCATCTGATCTTACTGCACTTGGAAGGACTCCTATAGCTGTGATATCAGCAGGCGTTAAATCCATACTTGATATTCCAAAGACTCTTGAATATTTGGTAACAATCTTAAAATTGAGCTTCCTACATAATGTTGTGATTATCAGAATTTGAGTTTTGAAAGGAGCTATTCGCTGGCAATGCAGGAAACTCAAGAAGTGTATGTTGCTGCATACAAGAGCGATGAGTTTCCGGCATTTTTCACAGAAAAAAGCGGCTGTAAGGTGTAAAATTGTCCATTAGCACTGATCTTAATCACTTGGTTCTACTTAGACGTTTAGTTCTGATGTGGATATATTGGATTCTTTAGGCACCTTCTCGTGTAGATAGCCCTGAAGACTGTGCTCGAGTAATAGGCAAGTGTAGACTTTGTCTCAAATTTTCCTTTTCTTATAAGTATTTCATATCTCTTACCACCGTGAGAAAACCACTTTTGTCAGATGCAAACAAGAAGCTAAACCGTCAGGCAGGGATTCTGTTTGCTGTTCCAATCCCGAAACAGCATTCAGCCGCTGGAAATCTTATAGAATC
Coding sequences within:
- the LOC106343991 gene encoding pseudouridine-5'-phosphate glycosidase 2-like isoform X2; this encodes MASSSSSAALYRISNLQNHISPLEANNKLRSLVKISPQVSEAISSGRAVVALESTIISHGMPYPQNLQTAKEVESIVRENGAVPATIAILNGVPCIGLNEDELERLASLGKGVQKTAGRDIAYVVATRGNGATTVSATLFFASMVGIQVFVTGGIGGVHRHANQTMDISSDLTALGRTPIAVISAGVKSILDIPKTLEYLETQEVYVAAYKSDEFPAFFTEKSGCKAPSRVDSPEDCARVIDANKKLNRQAGILFAVPIPKQHSAAGNLIESATQRALTEAREQNVTGNAETPFLLARVNELTGGTSLAASILSLEFQTLRL
- the LOC106343991 gene encoding pseudouridine-5'-phosphate glycosidase 2-like isoform X1 — encoded protein: MASSSSSAALYRISNLQNHISPLEANNKLRSLVKISPQVSEAISSGRAVVALESTIISHGMPYPQNLQTAKEVESIVRENGAVPATIAILNGVPCIGLNEDELERLASLGKGVQKTAGRDIAYVVATRGNGATTVSATLFFASMVGIQVFVTGGIGGVHRHANQTMDISSDLTALGRTPIAVISAGVKSILDIPKTLEYLETQEVYVAAYKSDEFPAFFTEKSGCKAPSRVDSPEDCARVIDANKKLNRQAGILFAVPIPKQHSAAGNLIESATQRALTEAREQNVTGNAETPFLLARVNELTGGTSLAANIALVKNNALIGSQIAVALSQLT
- the LOC106343991 gene encoding pseudouridine-5'-phosphate glycosidase 2-like isoform X3, which codes for MASSSSSAALYRISNLQNHISPLEANNKLRSLVKISPQVSEAISSGRAVVALESTIISHGMPYPQNLQTAKEVESIVRENGAVPATIAILNGVPCIGLNEDELERLASLGKGVQKTAGRDIAYVVATRGNGATTVSATLFFASMVGIQVFVTGGIGGVHRHANQTMDISSDLTALGRTPIAVISAGVKSILDIPKTLEYLETQEVYVAAYKSDEFPAFFTEKSGCKAPSRVDSPEDCARVIDANKKLNRQAGILFAVPIPKQHSAAGNLIESATQRALTEAREQNVTGNAETPFLLARVNELTGGTSLAASILSLEQCLS